In the Alphaproteobacteria bacterium LSUCC0719 genome, one interval contains:
- a CDS encoding argininosuccinate synthase has product MKQDSVKKVVLAYSGGLDTSVILRWLQDRYNADVVTFTADIGQGEEVEPARAKAEMLGIREIYIEDLREEFVRDYVFPMFRANPLYEGMYLLGTSIARPLIAKRQIEIAREVGADAVAHGATGKGNDQVRFELAYYALQPDIKVIAPWREWDLGSRTKLIEYAEQNQIPIPRDKRGEAPFSVDANLLHISAEGKVLEDPWVAPEEYIFSRSVSPEDAPDRPTEIEIEFEAGDPVAIDGVKMTPAQLLARLNELGGANGIGRLDMVENRFVGMKSRGVYETPGGTILLTARRAMESITLDRGAAHQKDELMPRYAELVYNGFWFAPEREMLQAAIDSCRGAVRGVVRVKLYKGNVIVTGRKSPNSLYNADLVTFEEGAVDYDHADAHGFIRLNALRLRVNSMVGDGSPQD; this is encoded by the coding sequence ATGAAACAGGATTCAGTCAAAAAAGTCGTTCTTGCCTATTCTGGCGGGCTCGACACGTCGGTCATCCTGCGCTGGCTGCAGGACCGTTATAACGCAGATGTTGTGACCTTCACCGCCGATATCGGCCAGGGTGAAGAGGTTGAACCTGCGCGCGCCAAGGCCGAAATGCTCGGCATCAGGGAAATCTATATTGAAGACCTGCGCGAGGAGTTCGTCCGCGATTACGTCTTTCCGATGTTCCGGGCCAACCCGCTCTATGAGGGCATGTATCTGCTTGGCACCTCGATCGCGCGGCCGCTGATTGCCAAACGCCAGATCGAGATCGCACGCGAAGTCGGTGCCGACGCCGTGGCGCATGGCGCCACCGGCAAGGGCAATGACCAAGTTCGCTTTGAACTGGCCTATTATGCGTTGCAGCCCGACATAAAGGTCATCGCACCCTGGCGCGAATGGGATCTCGGCTCACGAACAAAGCTGATCGAATATGCCGAACAGAACCAGATTCCGATCCCGCGCGACAAGCGGGGCGAGGCACCCTTCAGCGTCGATGCGAATCTTCTTCACATCTCTGCCGAGGGCAAGGTTCTGGAAGATCCCTGGGTGGCGCCGGAGGAGTATATCTTCTCGCGTTCGGTATCGCCCGAAGACGCACCCGACAGGCCAACCGAAATCGAAATCGAGTTCGAGGCCGGCGATCCGGTGGCCATTGACGGGGTGAAGATGACGCCGGCGCAGCTTCTGGCAAGGCTGAACGAGCTTGGCGGTGCCAACGGCATCGGCCGACTTGACATGGTCGAGAACAGGTTCGTCGGGATGAAATCGCGCGGCGTCTATGAAACCCCGGGTGGCACCATCCTGCTGACCGCGCGGCGGGCGATGGAATCGATCACGCTCGACCGCGGCGCGGCGCATCAGAAGGACGAGTTGATGCCCCGCTATGCGGAACTTGTCTATAACGGGTTCTGGTTCGCACCCGAGCGTGAAATGCTGCAGGCAGCCATCGACAGCTGCCGCGGTGCCGTTCGCGGCGTTGTGCGGGTCAAGCTCTATAAGGGCAATGTCATCGTGACCGGCAGGAAATCGCCGAATTCATTGTATAACGCCGATCTTGTCACCTTCGAGGAGGGCGCTGTCGATTACGACCATGCCGACGCGCATGGCTTCATCCGGCTCAACGCCCTTCGTCTTCGCGTCAACAGCATGGTCGGTGATGGCAGTCCTCAGGACTGA
- a CDS encoding sarcosine oxidase subunit gamma, with protein sequence MASLTAITALGGSVPRDDVIGTIRITEITTTCLASLAMRRGRAAAFAKAAATAFDTDLPAPGQRQGDHARGVIWMGADQFLAEDDTGTADMAGGFARGLGTTFGDCASITDQSDAWVRFDIRGDDAPAMLERLSAADTRQMVAGAALRTPVHHMLCVLVCRETGTTFTLYGPRASAQSLHHALTAAAASL encoded by the coding sequence GTGGCTAGTCTGACGGCAATCACCGCCCTTGGTGGCAGCGTTCCACGTGATGATGTGATCGGCACCATCCGGATCACCGAAATCACCACCACCTGCCTTGCCTCTCTGGCCATGCGCCGCGGCAGGGCAGCGGCTTTCGCAAAGGCTGCCGCCACCGCGTTTGACACCGATCTGCCGGCACCGGGACAACGACAGGGTGACCACGCGCGCGGCGTGATCTGGATGGGAGCAGACCAGTTTCTTGCCGAGGATGATACCGGAACAGCCGATATGGCTGGCGGTTTTGCGCGCGGGCTTGGCACCACCTTTGGTGATTGCGCCTCAATCACCGACCAGAGCGATGCCTGGGTCCGGTTCGACATTCGCGGCGATGATGCGCCGGCCATGCTGGAGCGACTCAGCGCCGCCGATACGCGGCAGATGGTGGCCGGGGCAGCATTGCGCACGCCGGTCCATCACATGTTGTGTGTTCTGGTCTGCCGTGAAACCGGAACGACATTCACCCTGTATGGTCCACGCGCCTCGGCACAGTCACTTCACCATGCACTGACAGCCGCCGCGGCGTCGCTTTAG
- a CDS encoding formate--tetrahydrofolate ligase — translation MTPKSDIEIARAASKLPIQDVGSRLGIPARELLPFGHDKAKLSAEFIAGLADRKDGKLILVTAINPTPAGEGKTTTTVGLVDGLNAIGKQATVCIREASLGPCFGMKGGAAGGGYAQVVPMEEMNLHFTGDFHAITSAHNLLSAMIDNHIYWGNELEIDQRRVTWRRVVDMNDRALRDIVTSLGGVSNGFPRQAGFDITVASEVMAILCLATDLEDLQKRLGDIIVAYRRDRSPVYCRDIKADGAMTVLLAQALQPNLVQTLENNPAFVHGGPFANIAHGCNSVIATQTALKLSDYVVTEAGFGADLGAEKFMNIKCRKAGLAPSAIVLVATIRAMKMNGGVARADLGAENVAAVEAGCANLGRHIENLKSFGVPVVVAVNHFTGDTDAEIAALKAYVSKQGSEAIISRHWELGGEGARELATRVAEIADADMANFAPIYPDTMPLFEKIETIAKRIYRADEVLADKKIRDQLRQWEDQGYGHLPVCMAKTQYSFSTDPNLRGAPTGHSVPVREVRLSAGAGFVVAICGEIMTMPGLPRVPSAENICLNDAGEIEGLF, via the coding sequence ATGACCCCCAAATCGGACATCGAGATTGCCCGCGCCGCCTCCAAACTGCCCATTCAGGATGTTGGCTCCAGGCTTGGAATCCCGGCCCGGGAGCTGCTTCCCTTTGGTCATGACAAGGCCAAATTGTCGGCCGAATTCATTGCCGGCCTCGCAGATCGCAAGGATGGCAAGCTGATCCTGGTGACAGCCATCAACCCGACACCGGCTGGCGAGGGCAAGACAACGACGACCGTCGGGCTTGTCGACGGGCTGAACGCCATCGGCAAGCAGGCAACGGTCTGTATCCGCGAAGCCTCGCTTGGCCCCTGTTTCGGAATGAAGGGCGGCGCTGCCGGCGGTGGCTATGCTCAGGTTGTGCCGATGGAGGAAATGAACCTTCATTTCACGGGTGACTTTCATGCCATTACCTCGGCGCACAATCTGCTTTCGGCGATGATCGACAACCATATCTACTGGGGCAATGAGCTGGAAATAGATCAACGCCGTGTTACCTGGCGCCGCGTCGTCGACATGAATGACCGCGCCCTTCGCGACATCGTGACAAGCCTTGGCGGCGTATCGAACGGGTTTCCGCGGCAGGCCGGATTCGACATCACCGTCGCATCCGAGGTGATGGCGATCCTGTGTCTTGCCACCGATCTTGAAGACCTTCAGAAACGGCTTGGAGACATCATTGTCGCCTATCGCCGTGACCGGTCCCCCGTCTATTGTCGCGACATCAAGGCGGATGGGGCAATGACCGTGCTGCTGGCGCAGGCGCTGCAGCCAAATCTGGTGCAGACGCTTGAAAACAACCCTGCCTTTGTTCATGGCGGCCCTTTTGCCAATATTGCCCACGGGTGCAATTCGGTGATCGCCACCCAGACGGCGCTGAAGCTGTCGGACTATGTCGTAACCGAGGCCGGCTTCGGGGCGGATCTCGGGGCCGAGAAATTCATGAATATCAAATGCCGCAAGGCTGGCCTTGCGCCAAGTGCGATTGTTCTTGTCGCCACCATCCGCGCGATGAAGATGAATGGGGGTGTCGCGCGAGCCGATCTTGGCGCCGAGAATGTCGCTGCGGTTGAGGCGGGATGCGCCAACCTTGGACGACATATCGAAAACCTGAAATCCTTCGGTGTGCCGGTTGTTGTGGCGGTGAACCATTTCACCGGTGATACCGATGCCGAGATCGCGGCGTTGAAAGCCTATGTGTCCAAGCAGGGAAGCGAAGCCATCATTTCACGCCATTGGGAGCTTGGCGGTGAGGGGGCGAGGGAGCTTGCCACCCGTGTAGCCGAGATTGCCGATGCCGATATGGCCAATTTCGCGCCGATCTATCCCGACACTATGCCCCTGTTTGAAAAGATCGAAACCATCGCCAAGCGGATTTACCGTGCCGACGAGGTGCTTGCCGACAAGAAGATCCGCGATCAGCTGCGGCAGTGGGAGGATCAGGGATATGGCCACCTTCCGGTCTGCATGGCCAAGACGCAATACAGCTTCAGCACAGATCCCAATCTTCGCGGTGCGCCGACGGGCCATTCGGTGCCGGTCCGCGAGGTACGCCTGTCGGCTGGTGCCGGCTTTGTTGTTGCGATCTGTGGCGAGATCATGACCATGCCCGGACTGCCGCGCGTTCCGTCGGCGGAAAATATCTGCCTGAACGACGCCGGCGAGATCGAAGGCCTGTTCTGA